The DNA window GGCCCTGCGGGCGAGGCGGTTCCCGCACCGTGGGAGCTGCGGCGGCCGTCGCGTGCGGTGGCCCTGGTCCTGGAGGCGTCGGGGATCACGCCGTCGGCGGCGGACGCGGAGGGCCGGCCGACGAGGACGGGCTACCTCGTGGCCGCCGGGCCGGAGCCGGGGCGGGTCGAGGTGACCTGGACCGGCCCCAAGGGCGGGGGCGCGGCCGAGGAGGAACAGGAGCGGCTGACGGCCTGCGCGGCCGCTCTGGAGCGGATGGGCTGGGTCTGCCTCCTCTACCGGGGCCCCCGCCGACGCCGCTTCCTCGAGGTGGAACCCCCGCGCTGACCCCCGCCCGGGCCCCGCGTCGGCTTCCGCCCACTCCGGTGGCCCGTGCCGCCCCGTACCGCGACACTCGTCGGATGGGCATGCTCGACGTACTGGCGGCTGGACGGGACACGACCGGGTGTTCGGCATCTGCCTCGCCGTGAACGGCGTACCCCGCCGGGCCGCGGCGGGCAAGGTCCGCCGGGCCGCGGCGGGCAAGGTCCGCCGGCCCGTCGTCCGGCCGCTCGTGATCGCCGCCCGGCGGCTCGACCTGGTCCCCCCGCACCCCTCGCACGCCGACGAGATGGCCCGCGTGCCGGCCGATCCCGCCCTCCACTCCTTCACCGGCGGGGCACCGCTGCCGCCCCGCGCGCTGCGCGCCCGCTACGAGCGGCTCGCCGACGCGGCTTCCCGTCGGTCAGGACGGTGGATCGCGCGAGGGGCGCGGACCGGAACGGCCCGCGCCCCTCCCACTCCCGCCGGCGTCACCTCACGGCGCGCCGAAGGTCAGCGTCAGCTGCGGGGTGCCCTCGTTCGCCTGTGCCTCCGAGGACCACAGCCACAGGGCGTCCGTACCCGCGCTGCTCAGGGCCAGGGCGTAGCCGCCGCCGAGGGCCGCGGCGACGGTCGGGGTGTCCAGGCCCGCCGTGTGCACCGCCGAGCCGTCCGGGATGCCCGCGAAGCCGCCGAGGGGCGGACTGCCCAGGGCCGGGCGGTTGTTGTACGTCGTACCGCCCTCGGTCCACGACCCGGTGACCGGGACGACCGAGACGGTGTCCGCCGTGCCGGCGCCGTTCATGGTGCTCGTCTTCACGCTGAGGACGGCCGACTTCAGGACCGTGCCCGCGGGCGCGGCGGGCAGGTTGAAGCGCAGGTAGCTCGCGTAGAACGAGGTGCCCCGTACGGCGAGCGAGCTCGAGGTCCCGTAGTTGCCGTCGGGCGCGCCCGCGTTGGCGTAGGTATCCTCCGATGCGGTGACCCGTACCACCGAGTCGGCCGGGGCGGTGGCGAGGGCGTAGTGGTTCTGCACCTGCGCCGCGCTCAGGACGGTCGGGTAGACGGCGGTCTCGTCGAGCCGGCCCGCCCAGTACTCGCTCGTCGGGCGGTCCGGCCAGCCGCCGAGGCTGTCGCCGCCGGCGTGCCAGTAGCCCGAGAAGTTCTCGTGCGTGGTGACGCCCAGCGTGCCCTTCTGGACGCCGTCGACGTAGAGGGTCATGCCGCCGGGCCCCTGGGTGGCGACGGCGTGGTGCCACTGGTCGTCGTTGTAGGCGGCACTGGTGGCGACGGTGCGGGTGGCGCCGGTGTAGACGCCGAAGACGAGCCGGCCGTCGTTGGTCATGTAGAGGTGCTTGTCGTACTGGTTGCTGCCGCGCGCCTGGTTGTTCCCGAAGCCGAAGAGCTTGCCGCCGCGGGTGGTGTTCGTCTTGAACCAGGTCTCGATGGTGTAGGTGCTGCCCACGCTCTGTCGCTTGTCCCCGTACACCTGGGTGTCCGTGCCGTTGAAGCCGATCGCCGTGCTCGCGCCGGAGACCGCGCCGGGTGTCTGGCGCAGGGCGGGGGCGTTCAGGTGCACGCCGCTCTGGTTTCCGCCGTCCGAGGAGTCGGCGGCGAAGGGCAGGGCGGACTCGTCGTAGCGCCAGTACTGCTGGGCTCCGTCGGCGCGCACCTGGTTCGGGTAGGCGTCGACCGAGGTCGGGACGGTGACGCTCGCGGTGCCCGACAGGGCGCTGGTGTTCCCGGCCGCGTCGCTCGCGGTCATCCGGTAGGTGTAGGTCTGGCCCGGGGTCACCGTGGTGTCGGTCCAGGAGGCCTGCGGACGGCGGAAGAACAGGGAGTCGGCGGTGACCGTGGCGATCGGTGTGGCCGAGCCGTTGCGGTGGATCCGGTAGGTCAGCGTGCTGTCGTCCAGGTCGAGGCTGGTGCGCCAGCGCACCTGGGCCTCTCCCGGCTTGAAGCTGACGGCACTGGCGACGGGCACGCCGGGCGCGCCGGTGTCCCCGGTGGAGGCGAAGCGCGTCAGGCTCTGCTGCGCCGCGCCGTTGACGGTGGTGAACTCGCCGCCGACCCACAGGTACTGGACGCCGCCCTTGGAGCCGACCGCCATCACGCGGGGGCCGATGCCCTCTCCGATGCCGTCGTTTGTGTCGGGGGCCCAGCCCAGCTTGCCGGTTCCGGTGGTGGGCTGGGCGAGCAGGTGGTGGCGCTGGCCGTCGGGGAACTCGCCGACGCTGGAGCAGTCGTGGGCGTGCGAGGCGCTGTAGAGCACGGTTTGGTACGGGAGTACGGCTTGGGTGGCGCCGAGGCAGGTGTCGCGCCAGCGCTGGCCGAAGCCGGCGAGGTCGAGTGCGATGCGGCCGTCGAAGACCCCGCCGCCCGTACCCTCGTTGGCGGTGTAGAAGCCGGTCGCGTCGGTGGCGATGTCCTTGACGACCGAGTTGGTCTCGATGAAGCCGGGATAGGACTTGGTGAGCGCGCCGGTCGTGGCGTGCACGACGGCCAGCGCGTGGGTGGCGGTCCCGTTGACGGTGAAGAAGTCCCCGCCGAGTACCACGCCGGTGCCGTCGGGGGTGACCTCGACGGCGCGGCCGGGTTCGTCGGCGTGGGCGGTGAAGGGGCGCAGGGACCCGTCGGCCGCGTCGACCGCGGCGAAGCGTTCGCGCCGCTGGCCGGCGACGGTCAGGAAGTCGCCGCCCGCGTAGACGGTGTCGCGGGTGGCGGCGAGGGCCCGTACGGTGGCCGCGAAGGCGGGCCGGAAGCCGGTCTTCACGGTGCAGGTGGCCACGTCGATGGCGGCGAGGCTGGAGACGGGGGTGCCGTTGACGGCGCCGAAGTAGCCGCCCGCGTACAGGGTCTGCTTGTCGGGCGAGAGGGTGAGCGCGCGGACGGTGGCGGTGCCGGAGCCGACGGTGAAGGAGAGCGCGCAGGAGGCCGGGGCGCCGGTGGCGGCGTCGAGGGCCGCGAAGTTCACGGCCGGCTGTTCGCTGCCGGCGCCGCCGGCGGGCGGGCGTACGGCGGAGAAGGTGCCGCCGACGAAGACCTTGCCGCCCGCCTCGGCGAGGGCCCAGACCACGCCGTTGGGCTGCCAGGTCGGCAGGGCGTCGGCCGTGAACGCCACGGGCGGGGTGACGGCCGCCGCCCTCGGGACGAGGCCGAGGCCCAGCCCGGCGCAGGTTCCGGCCAGGGACAGGGCGAGAGCGGCCGCGATTCGTCTGGATCTGCGCATGAACCCCCCAGTTCGGTGTGGTGCGCGGCCGTGTCGTACCGGCCGCGCGGCATGGCCGGAAACCGCCGAGCGGCGGTCCGCGGTCATGCGTACGGGCGCACCCTAGGGCGGATCGGCCTTCGGTTCATCCCACTTGGCACATCGGATGCCGAATCGCACCGTGCCCGTACGGCCGGCGGGCCGGCCGGGGCGGTCAGGCCGCCGGGAGGGGCGGCAGAGGAGGGCGGCCGGGGCGGGGCGGTGGCGGCGCGCGTGGTGAAGGCGATGCCCGCCGCGTATGCGGTGGCCAGGCCCTGGCCCTTGTGGTGCCCGTGGTCGGCGCGCGGCGGGACGTGCGTCTCGCAGCGGACCACGGTGTGCCCGCCCGTCGCGGCGCGCAGGTCGGAGCCGGCGCACAGGCCGCGGCCGCCGGTGTGGCCCAGCCCGGCGAGGCGGGCGCCGTCCGGGACCGGGGCGGTGGTGCGGAGCACCTCGTTGGAGAAGGGCAGCCGGTTAAATTACCGGCCGGTCGCGGCCCGGGGGAAGTCACCGGGGCGAAACGGCCCCGCGCGGGGCCGCCTCCCTCTACGGTGCCCTGAGGGGATGGGCACGGCACCGGAGCGTGGAGGGGTGGGGCGGATGGACGAGGAAGAGGACATGCGGCTGGCGAGGCTGACCCCGGAGATCTCGCGCCGCACGCTCGCGATGCTGCGCGGCCTCGCCGGGCTGGAGCCGCCCGAGCAGGTGCCCGAGGACGCCATGGTCGTCACGGACGAGATCCTGGCCGAGTACGGCACCGACGGGCTCCGGGTACTGGCGATGACGCTGGCGGCCTGGGCGACGGCGCAGATCGAGAACGTCGCCGAGCTGAGCGGGCGCAGCCACGAGGCGGTGCTGGACACCATGGAAGTGGCCTGCCTG is part of the Streptomyces subrutilus genome and encodes:
- a CDS encoding DNRLRE domain-containing protein → MRRSRRIAAALALSLAGTCAGLGLGLVPRAAAVTPPVAFTADALPTWQPNGVVWALAEAGGKVFVGGTFSAVRPPAGGAGSEQPAVNFAALDAATGAPASCALSFTVGSGTATVRALTLSPDKQTLYAGGYFGAVNGTPVSSLAAIDVATCTVKTGFRPAFAATVRALAATRDTVYAGGDFLTVAGQRRERFAAVDAADGSLRPFTAHADEPGRAVEVTPDGTGVVLGGDFFTVNGTATHALAVVHATTGALTKSYPGFIETNSVVKDIATDATGFYTANEGTGGGVFDGRIALDLAGFGQRWRDTCLGATQAVLPYQTVLYSASHAHDCSSVGEFPDGQRHHLLAQPTTGTGKLGWAPDTNDGIGEGIGPRVMAVGSKGGVQYLWVGGEFTTVNGAAQQSLTRFASTGDTGAPGVPVASAVSFKPGEAQVRWRTSLDLDDSTLTYRIHRNGSATPIATVTADSLFFRRPQASWTDTTVTPGQTYTYRMTASDAAGNTSALSGTASVTVPTSVDAYPNQVRADGAQQYWRYDESALPFAADSSDGGNQSGVHLNAPALRQTPGAVSGASTAIGFNGTDTQVYGDKRQSVGSTYTIETWFKTNTTRGGKLFGFGNNQARGSNQYDKHLYMTNDGRLVFGVYTGATRTVATSAAYNDDQWHHAVATQGPGGMTLYVDGVQKGTLGVTTHENFSGYWHAGGDSLGGWPDRPTSEYWAGRLDETAVYPTVLSAAQVQNHYALATAPADSVVRVTASEDTYANAGAPDGNYGTSSSLAVRGTSFYASYLRFNLPAAPAGTVLKSAVLSVKTSTMNGAGTADTVSVVPVTGSWTEGGTTYNNRPALGSPPLGGFAGIPDGSAVHTAGLDTPTVAAALGGGYALALSSAGTDALWLWSSEAQANEGTPQLTLTFGAP